In one window of Pieris brassicae chromosome 10, ilPieBrab1.1, whole genome shotgun sequence DNA:
- the LOC123715047 gene encoding juvenile hormone esterase-like isoform X1, translated as MSNTLWNLIIITLIAYYAQIIYHEWSRPIVLTKNGWIRGLRSEEGYDLYLGIPYAKVREDNPFTTSSAYPRWNGILDASDNTKLCPHVEEALKIPVGTLQCLNLHIYAPRNRKSLPVIVFIYGGQYRFGHVGRIGSYVVYIPEFFVQNNVIVVTFNYRSGVYGFLCLDTPEIPGNQGLKDQTLALQWIKTNIENFGGDSNRVTILGHSSGAMSTDFHAYVNPDLFNQFILQSGSAFIPGGIGEADIKKPIKIAKTLGYEATTLNDAIKFLAKADVQAVATATKAEIFRPCIEKHFPGVKGFLNEHPVNMKLDLSNKTVLIGNTKREYAKEICLPYNAIDSKDVIKINLNIGFEHNDHIVERIKKYYDAHEKEGKVEYENVLKFFSDLYFNYPTDRTIDKYLSSGAKKIYQYIFSYSGNRNLMKVMRNISVEATTHGDDLGYLFKMTCLEKTSDSDQLLVDRMVKMWTDFAKYGDPTPKISNLLPVKWVPTTKQRKYLIIDTIMRMDDTLLHDRIKFWHNLYKTYEKFVKWES; from the exons ATGTCTAATACTCTGtggaatttaataattattacacttATTGCGTATTATGCACAG attatttaccATGAATGGTCCCGACCAATTGTGCTTACCAAAAATGGATGGATTCGGGGTTTGAGATCAGAAGAAGGGTATGACTTGTACTTAGGCATACCTTATGCAAAAGTAAGAGAGGATAACCCTTTCACA aCTTCCTCGGCCTATCCGAGATGGAACGGAATTTTAGATGCCAGCGACAACACCAAGCTGTGTCCACATGTAGAAGAGGCACTAAAAATACCCGTGGGTACACTCCAATGTCtgaatttacatatatatgcgCCTCGTAATAGGAAGAGCCTTCCCGTGATCGTGTTCATCTATGGCGGCCAATATAGATTTGGCCATGTCGGTCGAATTGGAAGTTATGTTGTATACATACCAGAATTTTTCGTACAAAACAATGTTATCGTAGTAACATTCAACTATAGATCTGGTGTCTACGGTTTCCTTTGTTTAGATACGCCCGAAATACCCGGTAACCAGGGTCTGAAGGACCAAACACTAGCATTGCAGTGGATAAAGACAAATATAGAGAATTTCGGTGGAGATTCTAACAGAGTTACAATTTTGGGGCACAGTTCCGGCGCCATGAGTACAGATTTTCATGCCTATGTCAATCCTGATTTATTCAACCAATTTATCTTGCAAAGCGGATCAGCATTTATACCAGGGGGCATCGGCGAAGCAGATATAAAGAAACCGATCAAAATAGCCAAAACATTAGGGTATGAAGCTACTACATTAAATGACGCTATAAAGTTTCTGGCCAAAGCCGATGTCCAAGCGGTGGCTACTGCAACTAAGGCCGAGATTTTCAGGCCGTGTATAGAAAAACATTTCCCGGGAGTCAAAGGCTTTTTAAACGAACATCCAGTCAATATGAAGTTagatttaagtaataaaactgttttaattggGAACACTAAGAGGGAATATGCTAAAGAAATTTGTTTACCGTATAATGCTATCGATAGTAAAGAtgtgattaaaattaatttgaatataggTTTTGAGCACAATGATCATATTGTTgagagaataaaaaaatactatgacGCACATGAAAAAGAGGGTAAAGTTGAATATGAAAATGTTCTGAAGTTCTTTAGCGATTTATATTTCAACTATCCAACGGATCGGACgattgataaatatttgagTAGTGGAGCCAAAAAG atatatcaatatatattctCTTACTCTGGAAACAGAAATCTAATGAAGGTGATGAGAAACATATCTGTTGAAGCAACAACGCATGGCGACGATcttggatatttatttaaaatgacatGTTTGGAGAAGACGAGTGATAGCGATCAACTTTTGGTTGACAGAATGGTAAAAATGTGGACCGATTTTGCTAAATATGG AGACCCAACGCCCAAAATATCAAATCTACTGCCAGTAAAATGGGTGCCGACCACTAAACAAAGAAAGTATCTTATTATAGATACTATAATGCGGATGGATGATACCTTGCTCCATgatagaataaaattttggcacaatttatataaaacttacgaaaaatttgttaaatgggaaagttag
- the LOC123715047 gene encoding juvenile hormone esterase-like isoform X4, with translation MSNTLWNLIIITLIAYYAQIIYHEWSRPIVLTKNGWIRGLRSEEGYDLYLGIPYAKVREDNPFTTSSAYPRWNGILDASDNTKLCPHVEEALKIPVGTLQCLNLHIYAPRNRKSLPVIVFIYGGQYRFGHVGRIGSYVVYIPEFFVQNNVIVVTFNYRSGVYGFLCLDTPEIPGNQGLKDQTLALQWIKTNIENFGGDSNRVTILGHSSGAMSTDFHAYVNPDLFNQFILQSGSAFIPGGIGEADIKKPIKIAKTLGYEATTLNDAIKFLAKADVQAVATATKAEIFRPCIEKHFPGVKGFLNEHPVNMKLDLSNKTVLIGNTKREYAKEICLPYNAIDSKDVIKINLNIGFEHNDHIVERIKKYYDAHEKEGKVEYENVLKFFSDLYFNYPTDRTIDKYLSSGAKKIYQYIFSYSGNRNLMKVMRNISVEATTHGDDLGYLFKMTCLEKTSDSDQLLVDRMDCFEFFL, from the exons ATGTCTAATACTCTGtggaatttaataattattacacttATTGCGTATTATGCACAG attatttaccATGAATGGTCCCGACCAATTGTGCTTACCAAAAATGGATGGATTCGGGGTTTGAGATCAGAAGAAGGGTATGACTTGTACTTAGGCATACCTTATGCAAAAGTAAGAGAGGATAACCCTTTCACA aCTTCCTCGGCCTATCCGAGATGGAACGGAATTTTAGATGCCAGCGACAACACCAAGCTGTGTCCACATGTAGAAGAGGCACTAAAAATACCCGTGGGTACACTCCAATGTCtgaatttacatatatatgcgCCTCGTAATAGGAAGAGCCTTCCCGTGATCGTGTTCATCTATGGCGGCCAATATAGATTTGGCCATGTCGGTCGAATTGGAAGTTATGTTGTATACATACCAGAATTTTTCGTACAAAACAATGTTATCGTAGTAACATTCAACTATAGATCTGGTGTCTACGGTTTCCTTTGTTTAGATACGCCCGAAATACCCGGTAACCAGGGTCTGAAGGACCAAACACTAGCATTGCAGTGGATAAAGACAAATATAGAGAATTTCGGTGGAGATTCTAACAGAGTTACAATTTTGGGGCACAGTTCCGGCGCCATGAGTACAGATTTTCATGCCTATGTCAATCCTGATTTATTCAACCAATTTATCTTGCAAAGCGGATCAGCATTTATACCAGGGGGCATCGGCGAAGCAGATATAAAGAAACCGATCAAAATAGCCAAAACATTAGGGTATGAAGCTACTACATTAAATGACGCTATAAAGTTTCTGGCCAAAGCCGATGTCCAAGCGGTGGCTACTGCAACTAAGGCCGAGATTTTCAGGCCGTGTATAGAAAAACATTTCCCGGGAGTCAAAGGCTTTTTAAACGAACATCCAGTCAATATGAAGTTagatttaagtaataaaactgttttaattggGAACACTAAGAGGGAATATGCTAAAGAAATTTGTTTACCGTATAATGCTATCGATAGTAAAGAtgtgattaaaattaatttgaatataggTTTTGAGCACAATGATCATATTGTTgagagaataaaaaaatactatgacGCACATGAAAAAGAGGGTAAAGTTGAATATGAAAATGTTCTGAAGTTCTTTAGCGATTTATATTTCAACTATCCAACGGATCGGACgattgataaatatttgagTAGTGGAGCCAAAAAG atatatcaatatatattctCTTACTCTGGAAACAGAAATCTAATGAAGGTGATGAGAAACATATCTGTTGAAGCAACAACGCATGGCGACGATcttggatatttatttaaaatgacatGTTTGGAGAAGACGAGTGATAGCGATCAACTTTTGGTTGACAGAATG GATTGCTTCGAATTCTTTCTTTGA
- the LOC123715047 gene encoding juvenile hormone esterase-like isoform X3, whose translation MSNTLWNLIIITLIAYYAQIIYHEWSRPIVLTKNGWIRGLRSEEGYDLYLGIPYAKVREDNPFTTSSAYPRWNGILDASDNTKLCPHVEEALKIPVGTLQCLNLHIYAPRNRKSLPVIVFIYGGQYRFGHVGRIGSYVVYIPEFFVQNNVIVVTFNYRSGVYGFLCLDTPEIPGNQGLKDQTLALQWIKTNIENFGGDSNRVTILGHSSGAMSTDFHAYVNPDLFNQFILQSGSAFIPGGIGEADIKKPIKIAKTLGYEATTLNDAIKFLAKADVQAVATATKAEIFRPCIEKHFPGVKGFLNEHPVNMKLDLSNKTVLIGNTKREYAKEICLPYNAIDSKDVIKINLNIGFEHNDHIVERIKKYYDAHEKEGKVEYENVLKFFSDLYFNYPTDRTIDKYLSSGAKKIYQYIFSYSGNRNLMKVMRNISVEATTHGDDLGYLFKMTCLEKTSDSDQLLVDRMRPNAQNIKSTASKMGADH comes from the exons ATGTCTAATACTCTGtggaatttaataattattacacttATTGCGTATTATGCACAG attatttaccATGAATGGTCCCGACCAATTGTGCTTACCAAAAATGGATGGATTCGGGGTTTGAGATCAGAAGAAGGGTATGACTTGTACTTAGGCATACCTTATGCAAAAGTAAGAGAGGATAACCCTTTCACA aCTTCCTCGGCCTATCCGAGATGGAACGGAATTTTAGATGCCAGCGACAACACCAAGCTGTGTCCACATGTAGAAGAGGCACTAAAAATACCCGTGGGTACACTCCAATGTCtgaatttacatatatatgcgCCTCGTAATAGGAAGAGCCTTCCCGTGATCGTGTTCATCTATGGCGGCCAATATAGATTTGGCCATGTCGGTCGAATTGGAAGTTATGTTGTATACATACCAGAATTTTTCGTACAAAACAATGTTATCGTAGTAACATTCAACTATAGATCTGGTGTCTACGGTTTCCTTTGTTTAGATACGCCCGAAATACCCGGTAACCAGGGTCTGAAGGACCAAACACTAGCATTGCAGTGGATAAAGACAAATATAGAGAATTTCGGTGGAGATTCTAACAGAGTTACAATTTTGGGGCACAGTTCCGGCGCCATGAGTACAGATTTTCATGCCTATGTCAATCCTGATTTATTCAACCAATTTATCTTGCAAAGCGGATCAGCATTTATACCAGGGGGCATCGGCGAAGCAGATATAAAGAAACCGATCAAAATAGCCAAAACATTAGGGTATGAAGCTACTACATTAAATGACGCTATAAAGTTTCTGGCCAAAGCCGATGTCCAAGCGGTGGCTACTGCAACTAAGGCCGAGATTTTCAGGCCGTGTATAGAAAAACATTTCCCGGGAGTCAAAGGCTTTTTAAACGAACATCCAGTCAATATGAAGTTagatttaagtaataaaactgttttaattggGAACACTAAGAGGGAATATGCTAAAGAAATTTGTTTACCGTATAATGCTATCGATAGTAAAGAtgtgattaaaattaatttgaatataggTTTTGAGCACAATGATCATATTGTTgagagaataaaaaaatactatgacGCACATGAAAAAGAGGGTAAAGTTGAATATGAAAATGTTCTGAAGTTCTTTAGCGATTTATATTTCAACTATCCAACGGATCGGACgattgataaatatttgagTAGTGGAGCCAAAAAG atatatcaatatatattctCTTACTCTGGAAACAGAAATCTAATGAAGGTGATGAGAAACATATCTGTTGAAGCAACAACGCATGGCGACGATcttggatatttatttaaaatgacatGTTTGGAGAAGACGAGTGATAGCGATCAACTTTTGGTTGACAGAATG AGACCCAACGCCCAAAATATCAAATCTACTGCCAGTAAAATGGGTGCCGACCACTAA
- the LOC123715047 gene encoding juvenile hormone esterase-like isoform X2, whose product MSNTLWNLIIITLIAYYAQIIYHEWSRPIVLTKNGWIRGLRSEEGYDLYLGIPYAKVREDNPFTTSSAYPRWNGILDASDNTKLCPHVEEALKIPVGTLQCLNLHIYAPRNRKSLPVIVFIYGGQYRFGHVGRIGSYVVYIPEFFVQNNVIVVTFNYRSGVYGFLCLDTPEIPGNQGLKDQTLALQWIKTNIENFGGDSNRVTILGHSSGAMSTDFHAYVNPDLFNQFILQSGSAFIPGGIGEADIKKPIKIAKTLGYEATTLNDAIKFLAKADVQAVATATKAEIFRPCIEKHFPGVKGFLNEHPVNMKLDLSNKTVLIGNTKREYAKEICLPYNAIDSKDVIKINLNIGFEHNDHIVERIKKYYDAHEKEGKVEYENVLKFFSDLYFNYPTDRTIDKYLSSGAKKIYQYIFSYSGNRNLMKVMRNISVEATTHGDDLGYLFKMTCLEKTSDSDQLLVDRMLSKIGTRRRPVFSSDEVRNVRFQPRLRRSMDRWTILGY is encoded by the exons ATGTCTAATACTCTGtggaatttaataattattacacttATTGCGTATTATGCACAG attatttaccATGAATGGTCCCGACCAATTGTGCTTACCAAAAATGGATGGATTCGGGGTTTGAGATCAGAAGAAGGGTATGACTTGTACTTAGGCATACCTTATGCAAAAGTAAGAGAGGATAACCCTTTCACA aCTTCCTCGGCCTATCCGAGATGGAACGGAATTTTAGATGCCAGCGACAACACCAAGCTGTGTCCACATGTAGAAGAGGCACTAAAAATACCCGTGGGTACACTCCAATGTCtgaatttacatatatatgcgCCTCGTAATAGGAAGAGCCTTCCCGTGATCGTGTTCATCTATGGCGGCCAATATAGATTTGGCCATGTCGGTCGAATTGGAAGTTATGTTGTATACATACCAGAATTTTTCGTACAAAACAATGTTATCGTAGTAACATTCAACTATAGATCTGGTGTCTACGGTTTCCTTTGTTTAGATACGCCCGAAATACCCGGTAACCAGGGTCTGAAGGACCAAACACTAGCATTGCAGTGGATAAAGACAAATATAGAGAATTTCGGTGGAGATTCTAACAGAGTTACAATTTTGGGGCACAGTTCCGGCGCCATGAGTACAGATTTTCATGCCTATGTCAATCCTGATTTATTCAACCAATTTATCTTGCAAAGCGGATCAGCATTTATACCAGGGGGCATCGGCGAAGCAGATATAAAGAAACCGATCAAAATAGCCAAAACATTAGGGTATGAAGCTACTACATTAAATGACGCTATAAAGTTTCTGGCCAAAGCCGATGTCCAAGCGGTGGCTACTGCAACTAAGGCCGAGATTTTCAGGCCGTGTATAGAAAAACATTTCCCGGGAGTCAAAGGCTTTTTAAACGAACATCCAGTCAATATGAAGTTagatttaagtaataaaactgttttaattggGAACACTAAGAGGGAATATGCTAAAGAAATTTGTTTACCGTATAATGCTATCGATAGTAAAGAtgtgattaaaattaatttgaatataggTTTTGAGCACAATGATCATATTGTTgagagaataaaaaaatactatgacGCACATGAAAAAGAGGGTAAAGTTGAATATGAAAATGTTCTGAAGTTCTTTAGCGATTTATATTTCAACTATCCAACGGATCGGACgattgataaatatttgagTAGTGGAGCCAAAAAG atatatcaatatatattctCTTACTCTGGAAACAGAAATCTAATGAAGGTGATGAGAAACATATCTGTTGAAGCAACAACGCATGGCGACGATcttggatatttatttaaaatgacatGTTTGGAGAAGACGAGTGATAGCGATCAACTTTTGGTTGACAGAATG CTGAGTAAGATCGGGACTAGACgacggccagtcttcagctcggatgaagtccgaaacgttcgtttccaaccaagactgcGCAGATCCATGGATAGATggaccattcttggttattga
- the LOC123715045 gene encoding uncharacterized protein LOC123715045 isoform X1 → MVRFGYTSLLLFICVTDTTSQYYDIFSDLQPFLQTSRPYYDVAQNTRKATSKARLNHATESTTRHTATPVQSSHSNVKRTQKPKNSKDVSKNDQVHFINDGYSNRYTTQNPFSNRPGVKPAVTNGPPITNKPPSTAAFVSPELILGPDVTYMSSTERRRHLDLAEKMCDKYKSLDVKQVQAIPLVPSPRPIKVNVSSCLPSKVPLVVGGVIVNIKDFPHMTLLGWPKIHSAEYSWKCGGSLLSDRYVLTAAHCAYQDKDNNVQTGPPHAVQLGSSYLNDAGALVVKVSAAIRHPNYKLPKSYYDIALIKMAKSVSFSEVIRPACLGTPPSPGDHIIASGWGKTEFGGDQSPELRSVSIPVWDIPQCREVLGTSRKIPEGPSRDTQICAGELNGGKDTCQGDSGGPAQIQDGCVWRIVAVTSLGRSCGAPRTPALYAIANPVFISAVVFSEQTNKRNVVNSRNANQNNQGSTRVTNKNDNKRRETHETGNSRTQNDGKLYYDGDQGYDGYNTRTESINQNKRNNNQNTDTSNYNQNTHNVDSVSDYNENSRHTYESTTIKYINYDSYDAIHKINQQNYYQTDKNLKQQNQQNYHQESSNQNYNDYQNDDSDTYSRNKYNNGNDNNDRNSNNDRNTYNNRNNNNNRNTNNDWNNNNDRNSYNYRNSNNDWNNNNDRNGYYSRNNYSNRDNQYDSQSEGRVWWT, encoded by the exons atggTGCGTTTTGGGTACACTTCACTGCTACTATTTATATGTGTGACGGACACTACTTCTCAATATTATG ATATTTTTTCCGACCTCCAGCCGTTCCTTCAAACGTCCAGGCCATACTATGACGTCGCACAAAATACCAGAAAAGCGACAAGCAAAGCCAGATTGAATCATGCCACAGAGTCGACCACCAGACACACTGCAACACCAGTTCAATCTAGTCATAGTAACGTGAAACGgacacaaaagccaaaaaattcaaaagatGTTTCCAAGAATGATCAAGTACATTTCATAAATGATGGTTATAG TAATAGGTACACAACACAAAATCCTTTTTCGAATCGGCCCGGAGTCAAACCGGCCGTGACTAATGGGCCGCCTATAACCAACAAGCCGCCGTCGACCGCGGCCTTTGTGAGCCCTGAGCTAATACTGGGTCCTGATGTGACCTATATGAGTAGCACTGAGAGGAGAAGACATCTCGATTTAGCTGAAAAAA TGTGCGACAAATACAAGTCCCTAGACGTGAAGCAAGTTCAAGCGATACCCCTTGTACCGTCACCACGCCCTATTAAAGTCAACGTGTCGTCGTGCCTACCCTCTAAGGTGCCTCTAGTGGTGGGAGGAGTGATCGTCAATATCAAGGATTTTCCACATATGACCCTGCTTGGCTGGCCAAAGATACAC TCCGCTGAGTATTCGTGGAAGTGCGGGGGCAGCCTGCTCAGCGACAGATACGTCCTGACGGCGGCGCACTGCGCTTATCAGGACAAAGATAATAATGTTCAAAC CGGTCCACCACATGCCGTCCAGCTTGGCTCTTCATATCTCAATGACGCGGGAGCATTAGTAGTCAAAGTGTCGGCGGCCATCCGACACCCGAACTACAAACTTCCCAAATCCTACTACGACATCGCACTCATAAAAATGGCTAAATCCGTTtc GTTTTCTGAAGTTATAAGACCGGCTTGTCTGGGAACACCTCCATCTCCTGGAGATCATATTATTGCTTCTGGATGGGGCAAGACAGAGTTTG GCGGTGACCAATCCCCGGAACTCCGGAGTGTATCGATACCCGTGTGGGACATACCCCAATGTCGGGAGGTGTTGGGGACCTCTAGAAAGATACCCGAAGGCCCCTCGAGGGACACGCAGATATGTGCCGGTGAATTGAATGGGGGCAAGGATACTTGTCag ggCGATTCAGGCGGTCCAGCACAAATTCAAGATGGCTGCGTTTGGAGGATAGTAGCCGTCACCTCACTGGGACGATCCTGCGGTGCGCCTCGAACTCCAGCCTTATACGCAATCGCAAATCCAGTATTTATCTCAGCTGTGGTATTCAGCGAGCAAACAAATAAGCGAAATGTTGTTAATTCACGAAATGCGAATCAAAATAATCAAGGATCAACACGCGTTACTAATAAAAACGATAATAAACGAAGAGAAACACACGAAACTGGTAATTCAAGAACTCAAAATGATGGCAAGTTGTATTATGACGGTGATCAAGGCTACGACGGTTATAATACAAGGACAGAAAGTATTAACCAGAATAAGAGAAATAATAACCAAAATACAGATACATCtaattataatcaaaacaCTCATAATGTTGATTCTGTCAGtgattataatgaaaattccAGACACACATATGAATCCACcactattaaatatataaattatgacaGTTATGATGCAATACATAAGATAAATCAACAAAATTACTATCAGACAGACAAAAATTTAAAGCAACAAAATCAGCAAAATTATCACCAAGAATCTTcgaatcaaaattataatgattatcAAAATGATGATTCCGATACATATTCAAGAAACAAGTATAATAATGGGAACGATAATAATGATAGAAATAGTAATAATGACagaaatacttataataatagaaataataataataacagaaatactaataatgactggaataataataatgatagaaatagttataattatagaaatagtaataatgactggaataataataatgataggaACGGTTATTatagtagaaataattatagcaATAGAGATAATCAGTATGATAGCCAAAGCGAAGGTCGAGTTTGGTGGACGTGA
- the LOC123715045 gene encoding uncharacterized protein LOC123715045 isoform X2 gives MVRFGYTSLLLFICVTDTTSQYYDIFSDLQPFLQTSRPYYDVAQNTRKATSKARLNHATESTTRHTATPVQSSHSNVKRTQKPKNSKDVSKNDQVHFINDGYSNRYTTQNPFSNRPGVKPAVTNGPPITNKPPSTAAFVSPELILGPDVTYMSSTERRRHLDLAEKMCDKYKSLDVKQVQAIPLVPSPRPIKVNVSSCLPSKVPLVVGGVIVNIKDFPHMTLLGWPKIHSAEYSWKCGGSLLSDRYVLTAAHCAYQDKDNNVQTGPPHAVQLGSSYLNDAGALVVKVSAAIRHPNYKLPKSYYDIALIKMAKSVSFSEVIRPACLGTPPSPGDHIIASGWGKTEFGGDQSPELRSVSIPVWDIPQCREVLGTSRKIPEGPSRDTQICAGELNGGKDTCQGDSGGPAQIQDGCVWRIVAVTSLGRSCGAPRTPALYAIANPVFISAVVFSEQTNKRNVVNSRNANQNNQGSTRVTNKNDNKRRETHETGNSRTQNDGKLYYDGDQGYDGYNTRTESINQNKRNNNQNTDTSNYNQNTHNVDSVSDYNENSRHTYESTTIKYINYDSYDAIHKINQQNYYQTDKNLKQQNYNDYQNDDSDTYSRNKYNNGNDNNDRNSNNDRNTYNNRNNNNNRNTNNDWNNNNDRNSYNYRNSNNDWNNNNDRNGYYSRNNYSNRDNQYDSQSEGRVWWT, from the exons atggTGCGTTTTGGGTACACTTCACTGCTACTATTTATATGTGTGACGGACACTACTTCTCAATATTATG ATATTTTTTCCGACCTCCAGCCGTTCCTTCAAACGTCCAGGCCATACTATGACGTCGCACAAAATACCAGAAAAGCGACAAGCAAAGCCAGATTGAATCATGCCACAGAGTCGACCACCAGACACACTGCAACACCAGTTCAATCTAGTCATAGTAACGTGAAACGgacacaaaagccaaaaaattcaaaagatGTTTCCAAGAATGATCAAGTACATTTCATAAATGATGGTTATAG TAATAGGTACACAACACAAAATCCTTTTTCGAATCGGCCCGGAGTCAAACCGGCCGTGACTAATGGGCCGCCTATAACCAACAAGCCGCCGTCGACCGCGGCCTTTGTGAGCCCTGAGCTAATACTGGGTCCTGATGTGACCTATATGAGTAGCACTGAGAGGAGAAGACATCTCGATTTAGCTGAAAAAA TGTGCGACAAATACAAGTCCCTAGACGTGAAGCAAGTTCAAGCGATACCCCTTGTACCGTCACCACGCCCTATTAAAGTCAACGTGTCGTCGTGCCTACCCTCTAAGGTGCCTCTAGTGGTGGGAGGAGTGATCGTCAATATCAAGGATTTTCCACATATGACCCTGCTTGGCTGGCCAAAGATACAC TCCGCTGAGTATTCGTGGAAGTGCGGGGGCAGCCTGCTCAGCGACAGATACGTCCTGACGGCGGCGCACTGCGCTTATCAGGACAAAGATAATAATGTTCAAAC CGGTCCACCACATGCCGTCCAGCTTGGCTCTTCATATCTCAATGACGCGGGAGCATTAGTAGTCAAAGTGTCGGCGGCCATCCGACACCCGAACTACAAACTTCCCAAATCCTACTACGACATCGCACTCATAAAAATGGCTAAATCCGTTtc GTTTTCTGAAGTTATAAGACCGGCTTGTCTGGGAACACCTCCATCTCCTGGAGATCATATTATTGCTTCTGGATGGGGCAAGACAGAGTTTG GCGGTGACCAATCCCCGGAACTCCGGAGTGTATCGATACCCGTGTGGGACATACCCCAATGTCGGGAGGTGTTGGGGACCTCTAGAAAGATACCCGAAGGCCCCTCGAGGGACACGCAGATATGTGCCGGTGAATTGAATGGGGGCAAGGATACTTGTCag ggCGATTCAGGCGGTCCAGCACAAATTCAAGATGGCTGCGTTTGGAGGATAGTAGCCGTCACCTCACTGGGACGATCCTGCGGTGCGCCTCGAACTCCAGCCTTATACGCAATCGCAAATCCAGTATTTATCTCAGCTGTGGTATTCAGCGAGCAAACAAATAAGCGAAATGTTGTTAATTCACGAAATGCGAATCAAAATAATCAAGGATCAACACGCGTTACTAATAAAAACGATAATAAACGAAGAGAAACACACGAAACTGGTAATTCAAGAACTCAAAATGATGGCAAGTTGTATTATGACGGTGATCAAGGCTACGACGGTTATAATACAAGGACAGAAAGTATTAACCAGAATAAGAGAAATAATAACCAAAATACAGATACATCtaattataatcaaaacaCTCATAATGTTGATTCTGTCAGtgattataatgaaaattccAGACACACATATGAATCCACcactattaaatatataaattatgacaGTTATGATGCAATACATAAGATAAATCAACAAAATTACTATCAGACAGACAAAAATTTAAAGCAACAAA attataatgattatcAAAATGATGATTCCGATACATATTCAAGAAACAAGTATAATAATGGGAACGATAATAATGATAGAAATAGTAATAATGACagaaatacttataataatagaaataataataataacagaaatactaataatgactggaataataataatgatagaaatagttataattatagaaatagtaataatgactggaataataataatgataggaACGGTTATTatagtagaaataattatagcaATAGAGATAATCAGTATGATAGCCAAAGCGAAGGTCGAGTTTGGTGGACGTGA
- the LOC123715144 gene encoding ras-related protein Rab-24-like — MSRCDFKIVLLGSEHVGKTSLVIRFVNCRFNASTPYQNTIGAAFCAKTIYVNGKPFNVGIWDTAGSERYEAMTRMYYRGAHAAIICYDPCCLESWTRLRHWLQELRTVEEECKVYLCGTKKDLVDSNEVQREVPEDIVHTYSQGLHGHFLTSSKTGENVEELFQKIVEDCAADINVMKNVEELRVQLQKEDEKKKVYCFC, encoded by the exons ATGAGTCGATGTGATTTTAAGATTGTGTTATTAGGCAGTGAACATGTTGGAAAGACTAGTTTAGTAATTAGATTTGTGAATTGTCGGTTTAATGCTTCAACGCCATACCAAAAC ACTATTGGCGCAGCTTTCTGTGCCAAAACAATATATGTGAATGGAAAACCATTCAATGTTGGAATATGGGATACTGCTGGTAGTGAAcg CTATGAAGCGATGACACGTATGTATTACCGCGGTGCGCATGCGGCGATTATATGCTATGACCCCTGTTGTCTCGAGTCTTGGACGCGACTCCGGCATTGGTTGCAAGAATTGAGGACAGTTGAAGAA GAGTGCAAAGTATATCTCTGTGGTACCAAAAAAGATCTAGTTGACTCCAATGAGGTGCAACGAGAGGTCCCGGAAGATATAGTACATACATACTCTCAAGGTCTACATGGACACTTTCTAACTTCGAGCAAAACTGGAGAGAATGTTG aagAGTTATTCCAGAAGATAGTAGAGGATTGTGCAGCAGATATTAATGTGATGAAGAATGTGGAAGAGTTAAGAGTACAATTACAAAAAGAGGATGAAAAAAAGAAAGTGTACTGTTTCTGCTGA